One region of Pseudomonadota bacterium genomic DNA includes:
- a CDS encoding IclR family transcriptional regulator codes for MKREKSNYMIQSVSHALDVLEELCKAAGEVGVTELSKRLKLHKNNVFRLLATLELRGYVDQNKETEDYRLGVKALQMGQSYLAQSSLVGRGTPILRALSESLGETVSLAILQSGQVQFPISIEAKRPVKASARIAVSFSAKLNAAGRLLTAQLSDSMLAEVLAANTVQDAAIRTQLSELRSTGQIIDRGAIEADVVSISRIVRGNNGDVMGAIEVLVPQYRAKLDVITSKIDEAALQLSTALGATKSNLSTSLEKEVTTATLTTPSITPPTGATTNPTQPAARIGK; via the coding sequence ATGAAGCGCGAGAAATCAAACTACATGATACAATCAGTTTCTCATGCTCTCGACGTTCTTGAGGAGCTATGCAAGGCGGCGGGAGAGGTCGGGGTAACTGAGCTTTCAAAGCGTCTTAAGCTTCACAAGAACAACGTGTTCCGATTGCTCGCAACCCTAGAGCTGCGTGGCTACGTTGATCAGAATAAAGAGACAGAGGATTACCGCCTCGGAGTAAAGGCGCTCCAGATGGGGCAGTCGTACCTTGCGCAGAGCAGCCTAGTTGGTCGTGGGACACCAATTCTGCGAGCGCTCTCAGAGTCGCTCGGTGAGACCGTAAGCCTAGCTATCCTACAGTCTGGCCAGGTTCAGTTTCCAATTAGCATCGAGGCTAAGCGCCCGGTCAAGGCATCCGCACGTATCGCGGTATCGTTCTCTGCCAAGCTTAATGCAGCAGGAAGGCTTCTTACCGCACAGCTCTCAGATAGTATGCTCGCTGAGGTGTTGGCTGCTAATACCGTTCAGGATGCTGCTATCAGAACACAGCTTTCCGAGTTGCGCTCAACCGGTCAGATCATTGACCGTGGAGCTATTGAGGCCGATGTGGTTTCAATCAGCAGGATCGTTCGTGGTAATAACGGCGATGTAATGGGGGCAATTGAGGTGCTCGTGCCACAGTATCGAGCCAAGCTTGATGTGATCACTAGCAAGATTGATGAGGCTGCTTTACAGCTCTCGACCGCGCTTGGAGCCACTAAATCAAACCTCTCAACCTCGTTAGAGAAAGAGGTAACAACCGCTACTCTAACAACGCCTTCAATCACCCCACCAACAGGTGCAACTACTAATCCTACTCAACCTGCTGCACGCATCGGTAAGTAG